The Octopus bimaculoides isolate UCB-OBI-ISO-001 chromosome 13, ASM119413v2, whole genome shotgun sequence genome includes a window with the following:
- the LOC106881556 gene encoding ankyrin-1 isoform X1 gives MEQFPKLSEPPLFLCDSLSLPCDNDDSSMLPINGVVAVVYNFYQALINNDLSAVEKILQSTPTVVNHRFTEPFVQSWHLGQAGIHIMVKNGVVEGLHLLIRYGAEVSLPDKNGDSALHLAAMYAHHMCTKVLLDYDGAVKDAINKQGLTPLLRALLCYQTGLKLQFYKTLKFLVDIGCDCNLCPNINLSPLYLAIVKEDPALICLLVNGGADVNAVFNNGLTPLLLVVSNKTVNYSSLKLLLDAGASPDICNVDGSTPLHIATAKSDVKAVIHLLAAKANLNIKNNLDETPLWIAVNDNNYDLVNILIQFGADINYRNKQKKVPLVLLPILSQSLKILELLLESGVRIRTEGKMGQTPLYLAVGLKNLYLIRLLLRANSQLNIPCNKYCLLKPMTPIQYAFELGDETIIKLLIRAGCPVKDIWLRRQNLPAALQAQPDLEKWVLDYIHSPCSLAHSTRLAIRHMFGEDLQAKLNYLAAQRKLPSPLIKYIMLDDLVS, from the coding sequence ATGGAGCAGTTTCCGAAGCTGAGTGAACCGCCTCTCTTTCTATGTGATTCTCTCTCACTGCCTTGTGATAACGATGACAGCTCTATGTTACCCATTAATGGAGTTGTTGCTGTAGTCTACAACTTCTACCAAGCATTGATCAACAATGATCTGAGTGCTGTAGAAAAGATTTTACAATCTACTCCAACTGTGGTAAATCATCGCTTTACTGAGCCATTTGTTCAGtcatggcaccttggtcaggCTGGAATCCATATTATGGTGAAAAATGGAGTTGTTGAAGGCCTTCATCTACTAATTCGTTATGGTGCTGAAGTGAGTTTGCCTGACAAAAATGGTGATTCGGCACTGCATCTGGCTGCCATGTATGCACATCATATGTGCACCAAAGTTTTGTTAGATTATGATGGTGCAGTGAAGGATGCCATCAATAAGCAGGGATTAACTCCTTTACTAAGGGCTTTACTTTGCTATCAGACTGGATTGAAGCTGCAATTCTATAAAACTCTCAAGTTTCTCGTTGACATTGGCTGTGATTGCAATTTATGTCCAAACATCAACCTGTCTCCTCTTTACTTGGCCATTGTTAAAGAAGACCCTGCTTTGATATGTTTGTTAGTGAATGGTGGTGCTGACGTGAATGCTGTGTTTAACAATGGACTCACTCCTCTCTTGTTAGTTGTCTCTAATAAAACAGTAAACTACTCGAGCCTGAAGCTATTGCTGGATGCAGGTGCGTCTCCAGACATCTGTAACGTCGACGGATCAACACCGCTGCACATTGCAACTGCAAAAAGCGATGTAAAAGCTGTAATTCATCTATTAGCAGCGAAAGCCAATTTAAACATAAAGAACAATTTAGACGAGACGCCATTGTGGATTGCTGTGAACGACAACAACTACGATCTTGTTAATATTCTCATTCAGTTTGGGGCAGATATCaattacagaaacaaacaaaagaaagttcCCCTTGTTTTGTTACCGATTCTATCTCAGTCGTTGAAAATCTTGGAACTTCTTCTCGAGAGTGGCGTTAGGATACGTACTGAAGGTAAAATGGGACAAACACCGCTTTACTTAGCTGTTGGGCTTAAAAACCTCTATTTAATTCGACTTCTGCTCAGGGCCAACAGTCAATTGAACATTCCTTGCAATAAATACTGTCTATTGAAACCAATGACACCTATTCAATATGCATTTGAATTGGGTGACGAGACTATTATAAAACTGCTCATTCGTGCCGGATGTCCAGTGAAAGATATCTGGCTTCGGAGACAAAACCTTCCCGCTGCTTTACAAGCTCAGCCAGACTTAGAGAAATGGGTTCTCGATTACATCCATTCCCCATGTTCTTTGGCTCATTCTACACGTCTTGCAATCCGACACATGTTTGGTGAAGACCTGCAAGCTAAGCTAAATTATTTGGCAGCACAGCGCAAACTGCCGTCTCCCCTCATAAAGTATATTATGTTAGATGATCTTGTTTCATGA